In Macrobrachium nipponense isolate FS-2020 chromosome 30, ASM1510439v2, whole genome shotgun sequence, a genomic segment contains:
- the LOC135202126 gene encoding uncharacterized protein LOC135202126 — protein MESRKKVRTDELRRREGLMESRKKVRMMELDEEVRTDGVAEKVRTDGVAEKADEEVRTDGVEEKVRTDGVEEKVRIDGVEEKVRIDKAEEEVRTDGVEEKVRIDGVEEKVRIDGVEEKVRIDGVEEKVRIDRAEEEVRTDGVEEKVRTDGVEEKVRIDGAEEKVRIDRADEEVRTDGVEEKVRTDRADEEVKTDGV, from the exons ATGGAGTCGAGGAAAAAAGTGAGGACTGATGAGCTGCGAAGAAGAGAGGGACTGATGGAGTCGAGGAAAAAAGTGAGGATGATGGAGCTTGACGAAGAAGTGAGGACTGATGGAGTCGCTGAAAAAGTGAGGACTGATGGAGTCGCGGAAAA AGCTGACGAAGAAGTGAGGACTGATGGAGTCGAGGAAAAAGTGAGGACTGATGGAGTCGAGGAAAAAGTGAGGATTGATGGAGTCGAGGAAAAAGTGAGGATTGATAAAGCTGAGGAAGAAGTGAGGACTGATGGAGTCGAGGAAAAAGTGAGGATTGATGGAGTCGAGGAAAAAGTGAGGATTGATGGAGTCGAGGAAAAAGTGAGGATTGATGGAGTCGAGGAAAAAGTGAGGATTGATAGAGCTGAGGAAGAAGTGAGGACTGATGGAGTCGAGGAAAAAGTGAGGACTGATGGAGTCGAGGAAAAAGTGAGGATTGATGGAGCCGAGGAAAAAGTGAGGATTGATAGAGCTGACGAAGAAGTGAGGACTGATGGAGTTGAGGAAAAAGTGAGGACTGATAGAGCTGACGAAGAAGTGAAGACTGATGGAGTCTAG